In Nymphaea colorata isolate Beijing-Zhang1983 chromosome 3, ASM883128v2, whole genome shotgun sequence, a genomic segment contains:
- the LOC116250034 gene encoding uncharacterized protein LOC116250034 isoform X2, giving the protein MTVDYRAWDDAWYDVELHMQGEVLTVEFCNLEPPVRERFTSSMFRDDADVELFRKKFRRNSSQLQDGECHRVREGMMVCGSLSSTEGDLRFYDAKVLEVFPAEHKVVDGEEECLCKFVLLWLHGPNAGSTTCTEIANICLLRHGNAQIHPLLDAFVNISRKKINQRLQSHASSGVGFSGGSVGSHASLPAVVGQELVCKSLSLSSSKFRHSTSCKDSGITLTRKDGSSCRGSQEIVGGVNVGSEAENIVGRPEIATKWHYFIINNLDPELSPADIVNFIYHHTSILCNVFFGPKLSTEYCSRGIVFLEGEENLGKLSSFLEDPCQLITSSTGRPWLIAEHGSGTLDMIYGSLGLNLTCFQEINTEQQRRYLPENLKIVHEGTSEYAVGLQQKQLWIEFQHQFEDLYKNLQERLCSISTRRGLI; this is encoded by the exons ATGACGGTCGACTACAGAGCATGGGACGACGCGTGGTACGACGTGGAGCTGCACATGCAGGGGGAGGTGCTCACCGTCGAGTTCTGCAACCTGGAGCCCCCTGTGCGCGAGAGGTTCACTTCCTCGATGTTCCGGGATGATGCCGATGTGGAGTTGTTCCGGAAGAAGTTCAGGAGAAACTCCAGTCAGTTGCAGGATGGGGAGTGCCACAGAGTCCGCGAGGGGATGATGGTCTGCGGTTCGCTCTCCTCCACAGAGGGCGACCTCAGGTTCTATGATGCTAAAGTTCTTGAG GTATTTCCTGCTGAACACAAGGTTGTTGACGGAGAAGAAGAATGCCTATGCAAGTTTGTGTTACTTTGGCTACATGGTCCTAATGCTGGTTCCACAACTTGTACCGAAATTGCAAATATTTGCCTGTTACGGCATGGCAATGCTCAAATTCATCCGCTGTTGGATGCCTTTGTGAATATTTCTAGAAAGAAGATCAACCAAAGGTTGCAGTCACATGCCAGCTCTGGAGTTGGGTTTTCTGGTGGCAGTGTTGGTTCACATGCATCTCTTCCTGCTGTAGTTGGCCAAGAGTTGGTTTGTAAGAGCCTTTCACTTTCCAGTTCAAAGTTTCGTCATTCAACAAGTTGTAAGGATAGTGGCATCACTTTGACTAGAAAAGATGGTAGCAGCTGTCGGGGTTCACAGGAGATAGTGGGGGGTGTTAATGTTGGAAGTGAAGCAGAAAATATAGTCGGTAGACCTGAAATAGCGACTAAGTGGCATTATTTCATAATCAACAATTTGGACCCAGAATTGTCACCAGCAGATATAGTGAATTTCATTTATCATCATACGTCTATCCTGTGCAATGTGTTCTTCGGACCCAAGCTGTCAACTGAATATTGTTCTAGAGGAATTGTCTTTCTAGAAGGCGAAGAAAATCTTGGGAAGCTATCAAGCTTTCTGGAGGACCCATGTCAACTTATCACGTCTTCTACTGGCAG ACCATGGTTAATAGCAGAGCATGGTTCTGGTACATTGGATATGATCTATGGTTCCCTAGGGCTAAATTTGACG TGCTTTCAGGAGATAAACACTGAGCAACAAAGGAGATATCTTCCTGAAAATTTAAAGATAGTACATGAAGGAACTTCTGAATATGCAGTGGGTTTGCAACAAAAGCAGCTTTGGATTGAGTTTCAGCATCAATTTGAAGATCTTTATAAGAATTTACAGGAGCGCTTGTGCAGTATTTCAACCCGTAGAGGTTTAATATGA
- the LOC116250034 gene encoding uncharacterized protein LOC116250034 isoform X3, which produces MAVGERKGTPYSVEFAGEIAPAIEYQSPEDDAWYSVRLRLDGESLIVSYVEFPNETVERAAGSFQDSGELDAFLETFRLTSEQLQDGQCRKAFEGVSVCAAHRVGEDDVRFYDAVIEAVFPAEHKVVDGEEECLCKFVLLWLHGPNAGSTTCTEIANICLLRHGNAQIHPLLDAFVNISRKKINQRLQSHASSGVGFSGGSVGSHASLPAVVGQELVCKSLSLSSSKFRHSTSCKDSGITLTRKDGSSCRGSQEIVGGVNVGSEAENIVGRPEIATKWHYFIINNLDPELSPADIVNFIYHHTSILCNVFFGPKLSTEYCSRGIVFLEGEENLGKLSSFLEDPCQLITSSTGSAFRR; this is translated from the exons ATGGCCGTCGGAGAACGAAAGGGAACGCCGTATTCCGTGGAGTTCGCCGGTGAGATCGCGCCGGCGATCGAGTACCAATCCCCGGAGGATGACGCCTGGTATTCTGTTCGTCTGCGCCTGGACGGGGAGTCGCTCATTGTGAGCTACGTCGAGTTCCCGAACGAAACGGTCGAGCGGGCGGCCGGTTCGTTTCAGGACTCCGGAGAACTGGACGCATTCCTGGAGACGTTCCGGCTGACGTCCGAGCAGCTTCAGGACGGACAGTGCCGAAAAGCCTTCGAGGGGGTGAGCGTGTGCGCCGCGCACAGAGTTGGAGAGGACGACGTTCGATTCTACGATGCTGTCATTGAGGCG GTATTTCCTGCTGAACACAAGGTTGTTGACGGAGAAGAAGAATGCCTATGCAAGTTTGTGTTACTTTGGCTACATGGTCCTAATGCTGGTTCCACAACTTGTACCGAAATTGCAAATATTTGCCTGTTACGGCATGGCAATGCTCAAATTCATCCGCTGTTGGATGCCTTTGTGAATATTTCTAGAAAGAAGATCAACCAAAGGTTGCAGTCACATGCCAGCTCTGGAGTTGGGTTTTCTGGTGGCAGTGTTGGTTCACATGCATCTCTTCCTGCTGTAGTTGGCCAAGAGTTGGTTTGTAAGAGCCTTTCACTTTCCAGTTCAAAGTTTCGTCATTCAACAAGTTGTAAGGATAGTGGCATCACTTTGACTAGAAAAGATGGTAGCAGCTGTCGGGGTTCACAGGAGATAGTGGGGGGTGTTAATGTTGGAAGTGAAGCAGAAAATATAGTCGGTAGACCTGAAATAGCGACTAAGTGGCATTATTTCATAATCAACAATTTGGACCCAGAATTGTCACCAGCAGATATAGTGAATTTCATTTATCATCATACGTCTATCCTGTGCAATGTGTTCTTCGGACCCAAGCTGTCAACTGAATATTGTTCTAGAGGAATTGTCTTTCTAGAAGGCGAAGAAAATCTTGGGAAGCTATCAAGCTTTCTGGAGGACCCATGTCAACTTATCACGTCTTCTACTGGCAG TGCTTTCAGGAGATAA
- the LOC116250034 gene encoding uncharacterized protein LOC116250034 isoform X1, translating to MAVGERKGTPYSVEFAGEIAPAIEYQSPEDDAWYSVRLRLDGESLIVSYVEFPNETVERAAGSFQDSGELDAFLETFRLTSEQLQDGQCRKAFEGVSVCAAHRVGEDDVRFYDAVIEAVFPAEHKVVDGEEECLCKFVLLWLHGPNAGSTTCTEIANICLLRHGNAQIHPLLDAFVNISRKKINQRLQSHASSGVGFSGGSVGSHASLPAVVGQELVCKSLSLSSSKFRHSTSCKDSGITLTRKDGSSCRGSQEIVGGVNVGSEAENIVGRPEIATKWHYFIINNLDPELSPADIVNFIYHHTSILCNVFFGPKLSTEYCSRGIVFLEGEENLGKLSSFLEDPCQLITSSTGRPWLIAEHGSGTLDMIYGSLGLNLTCFQEINTEQQRRYLPENLKIVHEGTSEYAVGLQQKQLWIEFQHQFEDLYKNLQERLCSISTRRGLI from the exons ATGGCCGTCGGAGAACGAAAGGGAACGCCGTATTCCGTGGAGTTCGCCGGTGAGATCGCGCCGGCGATCGAGTACCAATCCCCGGAGGATGACGCCTGGTATTCTGTTCGTCTGCGCCTGGACGGGGAGTCGCTCATTGTGAGCTACGTCGAGTTCCCGAACGAAACGGTCGAGCGGGCGGCCGGTTCGTTTCAGGACTCCGGAGAACTGGACGCATTCCTGGAGACGTTCCGGCTGACGTCCGAGCAGCTTCAGGACGGACAGTGCCGAAAAGCCTTCGAGGGGGTGAGCGTGTGCGCCGCGCACAGAGTTGGAGAGGACGACGTTCGATTCTACGATGCTGTCATTGAGGCG GTATTTCCTGCTGAACACAAGGTTGTTGACGGAGAAGAAGAATGCCTATGCAAGTTTGTGTTACTTTGGCTACATGGTCCTAATGCTGGTTCCACAACTTGTACCGAAATTGCAAATATTTGCCTGTTACGGCATGGCAATGCTCAAATTCATCCGCTGTTGGATGCCTTTGTGAATATTTCTAGAAAGAAGATCAACCAAAGGTTGCAGTCACATGCCAGCTCTGGAGTTGGGTTTTCTGGTGGCAGTGTTGGTTCACATGCATCTCTTCCTGCTGTAGTTGGCCAAGAGTTGGTTTGTAAGAGCCTTTCACTTTCCAGTTCAAAGTTTCGTCATTCAACAAGTTGTAAGGATAGTGGCATCACTTTGACTAGAAAAGATGGTAGCAGCTGTCGGGGTTCACAGGAGATAGTGGGGGGTGTTAATGTTGGAAGTGAAGCAGAAAATATAGTCGGTAGACCTGAAATAGCGACTAAGTGGCATTATTTCATAATCAACAATTTGGACCCAGAATTGTCACCAGCAGATATAGTGAATTTCATTTATCATCATACGTCTATCCTGTGCAATGTGTTCTTCGGACCCAAGCTGTCAACTGAATATTGTTCTAGAGGAATTGTCTTTCTAGAAGGCGAAGAAAATCTTGGGAAGCTATCAAGCTTTCTGGAGGACCCATGTCAACTTATCACGTCTTCTACTGGCAG ACCATGGTTAATAGCAGAGCATGGTTCTGGTACATTGGATATGATCTATGGTTCCCTAGGGCTAAATTTGACG TGCTTTCAGGAGATAAACACTGAGCAACAAAGGAGATATCTTCCTGAAAATTTAAAGATAGTACATGAAGGAACTTCTGAATATGCAGTGGGTTTGCAACAAAAGCAGCTTTGGATTGAGTTTCAGCATCAATTTGAAGATCTTTATAAGAATTTACAGGAGCGCTTGTGCAGTATTTCAACCCGTAGAGGTTTAATATGA